The following proteins are encoded in a genomic region of Triticum dicoccoides isolate Atlit2015 ecotype Zavitan chromosome 1B, WEW_v2.0, whole genome shotgun sequence:
- the LOC119342372 gene encoding ARM REPEAT PROTEIN INTERACTING WITH ABF2-like: protein MEAEQQKPQRPRRKAQKRRIDDEAAASAAAAAAAAAAAAAVSSPLGSADADDDNEDDEGSVGPEICCRQSQAAVAREVRTQVDALHHCFSWRHADRATAKRATSVLAELAKNEEMVNVIVEGGAVPALVCHLKVPPMAAAVEEEQQPRPFEHEVEKGAAFALGLLAVKPEHQQLIVDAGALPLLVTLLRRHKNATNSRAVNSLIRRAADAITNLAHENSNIKTCIRIEGGIPPLVELLESQDIKVQRAAAGALRTLAFKNDENKTLIVDCNALPTLILMLRSEDAAIHYEAVGVIGNLVHSSPNIKKEVLNAGALQPVIGLLSSCCTESQREAALLLGQFASADSECKVHIVQRGAVRPLIDMLQSADFQLREMSAFALGRLAQDTHNQAGIAYNGGLLPLLKLLDSKNGSLQHNAAFALYGVADNEDYVSDFVKVGGVQKLQDGEFIVQATKDCVAKTLKRLEEKINGRVLKHLVYLMRVGEKSVQRRVALALAHLCAPEDQRTIFIDNNGLDLLLDLLVSVSSKHQQDGSVALYKLANKAAALSPMDAAPPSPTPQVYLGEQYVNSSTLSDVTFLVEGKRFYAHRIALLASSDAFRAMFDGGYREKDARDIEIPNIRWDVFELMMRFIYTGSVEVTNELAQDLLRAADQYLLEGLKRLCEYTIAQDVNLDNVSDMYDLSEAFHAMSLRHTCVLFILEQFDKICTRPGFSQLIQRVIPELRNFFAKALRPSHRSAQP, encoded by the exons ATGGAGGCGGAGCAGCAGAAGCCGCAGCGCCCGCGGCGCAAGGCGCAGAAGCGCAGGATTGACGACGAGGCCGCCGCCTCggccgccgcagccgcagccgccgccgccgccgccgccgccgtctcgtcgccGCTCGGCAGCGCCGATGCCGACGACGACAACGAGGACGACGAGGGCTCCGTCGGCCCCGAGATCTGCTGCCGCCAGTCCCAGGCGGCGGTCGCCCGCGAGGTCCGCACGCAGGTCGACGCCCTCCACCACTGCTTCTCGTGGCGCCACGCCGACCGCGCCACCGCCAAGCGCGCCACTAGCGTCCTCGCCGAGCTCGCGAAAAACG AGGAGATGGTGAACGTAATCGTAGAGGGCGGCGCCGTGCCGGCGTTGGTGTGCCACCTGAAGGTGCCCcctatggcggcggcggtggaggaggagcagcagccgcGGCCGTTCGAGCACGAGGTGGAGAAGGGGGCTGCCTTTGCTCTCGGGCTCCTAGCCGTAAAG CCTGAACATCAACAACTTATAGTTGATGCTGGTGCCCTACCCCTGCTGGTGACTCTCCTAAGAAGGCATAAAAATGCTACAAATTCGAGGGCAGTTAACAGCCTTATCAGAAGAGCAGCTGATGCAATTACCAACCTTGCTCATGAGAATAGCAACATCAAAACTTGTATCAG AATTGAAGGCGGAATCCCACCTCTCGTTGAATTGCTAGAATCACAGGATATTAAGGTGCAGAGGGCAGCTGCAGGGGCCTTGAGGACTTTGGCGTTTAAAAATGATGAAAACAAAACCCTG ATCGTTGATTGCAATGCACTGCCAACGTTAATCTTAATGCTGCGGTCAGAGGATGCTGCAATTCACTATGAAGCA GTTGGTGTCATTGGAAATTTGGTCCATTCATCCCCAAATATCAAGAAAGAGGTTCTTAATGCGGGGGCCTTGCAACCTGTAATTGGGCTATTAAG TTCCTGCTGTACGGAAAGCCAAAGAGAAGCTGCTTTGTTGCTAGGGCAGTTTGCTTCGGCCGACTCTGAGTGCAAG GTCCATATTGTGCAACGGGGGGCAGTCCGACCACTAATTGACATGCTACAGTCAGCTGACTTCCAACTCAGGGAGATGTCAGCTTTTGCCCTTGGGAGGCTTGCACAG GACACACATAACCAAGCAGGTATTGCATACAATGGTGGCTTGTTGCCTTTACTAAAGCTTCTTGACTCAAAAAATGGTTCTCTGCAACATAATGCTGCGTTTGCTCTTTATGGAGTTGCGGACAATGag GATTATGTCTCTGACTTCGTTAAAGTAGGAGGTGTCCAAAAGTTGCAGGATGGCGAATTTATCGTCCAG GCTACAAAGGACTGTGTAGCTAAGACATTGAAGAGGCTAGAGGAGAAGATAAATGGACGA GTGTTAAAACACTTGGTTTATCTCATGAGAGTAGGAGAAAAGTCTGTGCAGAGGCGTGTTGCTCTGGCTCTCGCACACCTCTGTGCCCCTGAAGATCAGCGAACAATTTTTATTGATAATAATG GTCTCGACTTGCTTCTTGATCTTCTGGTTTCGGTCAGCTCGAAACATCAACAGGATGGTTCGGTAGCACTATACAAATTAGCCAACAAAGCTGCAGCACTCTCTCCGATGGATGCTGCACCTCCATCTCCAACGCCACAG GTTTATCTTGGAGAGCAATATGTGAACAGTTCGACACTTTCAGATGTCACCTTCTTGGTGGAAG GAAAACGCTTTTATGCACACAGAATTGCTTTGCTTGCTTCTTCAGATGCATTCCGTGCAATGTTTGATGGTGGATACAGG GAAAAGGATGCAAGAGACATAGAAATTCCAAATATCAGGTGGGACGTGTTTGAACTCATGATGAG ATTTATCTATACAGGGTCAGTCGAAGTAACCAACGAGCTTGCTCAAGATCTTCTGAGAGCTGCAGATCAGTATCTGTTAGAAGGCCTCAAACGCCTATGTGAATATACAATTGCGCAG GATGTTAATTTAGACAACGTCTCTGATATGTATGACTTATCCGAAGCCTTTCATGCCATGTCACTGAGACATACATGCGTCTTGTTTATTTTGGAGCAGTTTGATAAGATCTGCACCAGACCCGG TTTCTCTCAGCTAATCCAGCGCGTCATCCCTGAGCTCCGCAACTTCTTCGCTAAGGCGCTAAGGCCAAGCCACCGGAGTGCGCAACCATGA